One genomic window of Paenisporosarcina antarctica includes the following:
- a CDS encoding N(5)-(carboxyethyl)ornithine synthase, which translates to MKRDGLITGGFIIYTLGFVISHKNNEKRRAILPKDLPNIKCVDQLYFEQGYGSDLGYSDEEYRVSGVHIVSRERVLECDGIVDVKLGDADYFDKLPPGKLLIGWAHAVQDIKFTDAVLAGNHTVMAWEEMFDGGRYIFYRNREIAGEAAILQAYQYCGKMPYETKVAILGNGHTAKGALRILHGLGADVDVYGRKLESLFRKNMNDYDVLVNCVMWDTSRTDRIIYKEDLKSLKNGAMIVDVSCDPNLEIETSRPSTIDDPVYTVDGVIHYTVDNTPAMFPHTVTKVLSEEFCTMVDMLSDGNWTDMVREAIVIDKGHILDKHIKEFREARGLLVQ; encoded by the coding sequence ATGAAAAGAGATGGTCTCATCACTGGAGGTTTTATTATTTATACACTAGGGTTTGTCATAAGCCATAAGAACAATGAAAAAAGAAGAGCGATACTTCCAAAGGATTTACCGAACATTAAATGTGTAGACCAGTTATATTTTGAACAAGGGTATGGGTCTGATTTAGGCTATTCGGATGAAGAATATAGAGTATCTGGCGTACATATCGTTTCTAGAGAGCGTGTGTTGGAGTGCGACGGGATTGTTGATGTTAAATTAGGTGATGCGGATTACTTTGATAAGTTGCCGCCTGGCAAACTATTAATTGGATGGGCACATGCAGTTCAAGACATCAAATTTACAGATGCAGTATTAGCAGGTAATCATACCGTTATGGCCTGGGAAGAAATGTTTGATGGTGGAAGGTATATCTTCTATCGCAACAGAGAAATTGCTGGAGAAGCTGCGATTCTGCAAGCGTACCAATACTGTGGCAAGATGCCATATGAAACTAAAGTTGCGATTTTAGGCAATGGCCATACAGCTAAAGGGGCTCTAAGAATTCTCCATGGACTAGGCGCAGATGTTGACGTTTACGGTAGAAAATTGGAATCCTTATTCAGAAAAAATATGAACGATTATGATGTTCTCGTTAACTGCGTAATGTGGGATACTAGCAGAACAGATCGAATCATCTATAAAGAAGATTTAAAAAGCCTTAAAAACGGTGCGATGATTGTCGATGTAAGTTGCGATCCTAACTTAGAAATTGAGACTTCACGTCCTTCGACTATTGACGATCCGGTTTATACGGTTGACGGTGTGATTCATTATACAGTCGATAATACGCCTGCTATGTTTCCACATACCGTTACAAAAGTGTTGAGCGAAGAGTTTTGCACAATGGTAGACATGCTATCTGATGGAAATTGGACGGATATGGTTCGTGAAGCAATTGTCATCGACAAAGGTCATATCCTCGATAAACATATTAAGGAATTCAGAGAAGCTAGAGGCTTGTTGGTTCAATAA
- a CDS encoding WxL domain-containing protein: protein MNSIFKKLVTGTAVLALSMTAFASASLATDSSTEITGTSLPTLSPVVTSSFNSITLDGKTQVVTAKINTFDVTDATGTGNGWNVTVSATQFTQAAGANPLATGALSLAAPVVNEKELGSSNFANITKSTVGLIDVVTPLTLLTALAGEGMGTYTVSDIPMTLTLLPKEVYAGTYTSTITTTIESGPGL from the coding sequence ATGAATTCAATTTTCAAGAAATTAGTAACAGGAACAGCAGTATTAGCTTTATCAATGACAGCATTTGCATCGGCTTCACTGGCGACTGATTCAAGCACAGAAATAACAGGTACCTCACTGCCTACACTATCTCCAGTAGTGACATCTTCATTTAATAGCATTACTTTAGATGGTAAAACCCAAGTAGTTACAGCTAAAATCAATACATTTGATGTTACGGATGCAACAGGAACGGGTAATGGGTGGAATGTCACAGTTTCAGCTACTCAGTTTACTCAAGCCGCAGGTGCAAATCCATTAGCTACAGGTGCATTATCTTTAGCAGCGCCAGTAGTAAATGAAAAAGAACTGGGTTCTTCAAACTTTGCTAATATTACTAAATCTACTGTGGGGTTAATCGATGTTGTAACTCCATTGACTTTGCTTACTGCTTTAGCTGGAGAAGGAATGGGTACCTACACAGTTTCTGATATTCCAATGACATTAACTTTACTGCCAAAAGAAGTTTATGCAGGAACTTACACTTCAACAATTACTACAACAATTGAATCTGGACCTGGTCTATAA
- a CDS encoding DUF916 domain-containing protein, translating into MFIRILAIIIVLFSLPIYASAAESQKTMQVVPIYPANQVTATKGYFDVDVKPGEQLTLYVRLKNSDKNSITVHVQGANAYTSSTGGIFYETEVDSDDSMLLEDAVRMTNYLEVEESVEIPAGESFEVPIQVTVPESDGETLLGGILLTQEAKSKDEDLEETGKDEAKFVINTETRYAIAIKLNLENKSDPNFSLGKAGFISNTAKVFIEMINDAQMIQGEIEGSYSILDSEGTELFKGMINPLNMAPKSKIRFPFAWDHESLEDGNYTLAIKGHAGKTEFSAEENFTISNKEVQEYAEKSNPNAVLKQGMPTWVWIVGAIVFGIIMFLMGRRKKPTVKDTHVP; encoded by the coding sequence ATGTTTATTCGTATTCTTGCAATAATAATTGTTCTTTTTAGTTTGCCAATATATGCTTCTGCTGCAGAATCTCAAAAAACTATGCAAGTAGTACCTATATATCCAGCTAATCAAGTAACTGCAACAAAAGGTTATTTTGATGTTGATGTCAAACCTGGAGAGCAGCTTACACTTTATGTCCGTTTGAAAAATAGTGATAAAAACTCGATCACGGTTCATGTGCAAGGGGCTAACGCATATACGAGCTCAACTGGTGGTATTTTCTATGAAACAGAAGTAGATTCGGATGATTCGATGCTACTTGAAGATGCCGTTCGTATGACTAATTACTTAGAAGTAGAAGAAAGTGTAGAGATTCCTGCTGGTGAGTCGTTCGAAGTACCAATTCAAGTAACGGTTCCTGAAAGTGATGGAGAAACCTTACTCGGAGGAATTCTCTTAACGCAAGAAGCAAAATCTAAAGATGAAGACTTAGAGGAAACTGGAAAAGACGAAGCGAAGTTTGTTATAAATACTGAAACAAGGTATGCAATCGCGATTAAGTTAAACCTTGAAAACAAGTCTGATCCTAACTTTTCTTTAGGAAAGGCTGGTTTTATTTCAAATACTGCAAAAGTCTTTATTGAAATGATAAATGATGCTCAAATGATTCAAGGAGAAATCGAAGGGTCTTATTCCATTTTAGATAGTGAGGGAACGGAGCTTTTTAAAGGGATGATAAATCCTTTGAATATGGCGCCAAAGTCTAAAATCAGATTTCCTTTTGCTTGGGACCACGAGTCGCTCGAAGATGGAAATTATACATTAGCTATAAAAGGACATGCTGGGAAAACAGAATTTTCAGCTGAAGAAAATTTCACCATTTCAAACAAAGAAGTGCAGGAATATGCTGAAAAGTCTAATCCGAATGCTGTACTTAAACAAGGTATGCCAACTTGGGTTTGGATTGTTGGAGCCATTGTTTTTGGAATCATTATGTTTTTAATGGGCAGAAGAAAGAAACCAACAGTTAAAGACACTCATGTCCCATAA
- a CDS encoding DUF421 domain-containing protein, with product MKIMYLTIELIIGFIFLFLIVKFVGKKIINQITPFTFIAAIVLGELLGNAVYDHKIGVFYIVYSMIIWGGLLFSVEYLSQKFLAFRGVVEGEPSALIKNGIVDRESLKKNRMNINQLQSLLRQSETFSIREVAYCYLEANGSISILKKSKYQKTAQEDFNMPSKAVYVPVTLIRDGEVLWDEMIDLGFNESWLKSQLNTQNITDYRDVFIAEWLQGDGLFIQSIKN from the coding sequence ATGAAAATCATGTACTTAACAATTGAACTTATAATTGGATTTATTTTCCTTTTCTTAATAGTTAAGTTTGTAGGAAAAAAAATCATTAATCAAATTACTCCTTTTACCTTTATTGCAGCTATTGTATTAGGCGAACTATTAGGAAATGCTGTATATGATCATAAAATAGGCGTATTTTATATTGTTTATTCGATGATTATTTGGGGGGGATTACTTTTTTCTGTTGAATATCTAAGTCAAAAATTCCTTGCATTTAGGGGTGTGGTTGAAGGGGAACCTTCGGCACTTATCAAAAATGGAATCGTAGATCGAGAATCGTTAAAGAAAAATAGGATGAATATTAATCAGTTACAAAGTCTACTTCGACAAAGTGAAACCTTTTCTATTCGTGAAGTTGCCTATTGTTATTTAGAGGCGAACGGGTCGATTAGTATTTTAAAGAAATCAAAGTACCAAAAAACTGCTCAGGAGGATTTTAATATGCCTTCAAAAGCAGTTTATGTACCAGTCACTTTAATAAGAGATGGTGAAGTTTTATGGGATGAAATGATTGATTTGGGATTTAATGAATCTTGGTTAAAATCACAATTAAATACCCAAAATATTACTGACTACAGAGATGTTTTTATAGCCGAATGGCTTCAAGGAGACGGTCTTTTTATACAGTCTATTAAGAATTAA
- a CDS encoding cytochrome P450 — protein MNEKLPHDKSLDISLSLMREGYLYIGNRVDRYQSELFAARLMGQKVICMSGKDAAKMFYDSERFQRSGAIPKRIQKSLLGEDGVQTMDGEAHIHRKLLFMSLMTPKHEKQLAKLTMEHWQSSISKWESVKKVVLFDEAKNILCRIACDWAGVPLEESEVEVRANDFSAMVDAFGAVGPRHWAGRRARTRTEEWIKGVIDDVRQGKLKVMEGSALYEITFHKKLEGGQLNSQIAAVELINVLRPIVAIATFITFTALALYEHPTHKEKLQSGDKKELEMFVQEVRRFYPFGPFIGAKVRKGFIWNDFHFEKGMLVFLDMYGTNHDPRNWENPNDFRPDRFKERKSNLFDFIPQGAGDPAQGHRCPGEGITVEVMKVSLDFLVNKIKFDVPDQDISYSLVKMPTLPESGFVMSNIRRQ, from the coding sequence ATGAACGAAAAATTACCCCATGATAAAAGCCTTGATATCAGTCTCTCCCTAATGCGAGAGGGATACCTTTATATTGGAAATAGAGTTGACCGATATCAATCCGAGTTATTTGCAGCCCGATTGATGGGACAAAAAGTTATTTGCATGAGTGGAAAAGATGCCGCGAAGATGTTTTACGATTCTGAACGATTTCAACGAAGCGGTGCAATTCCTAAGAGGATACAAAAATCATTACTAGGTGAAGATGGAGTTCAGACGATGGATGGTGAAGCGCATATTCACCGAAAGCTTCTTTTTATGTCTCTTATGACTCCTAAACATGAAAAGCAATTAGCCAAACTTACGATGGAGCATTGGCAATCTTCTATTAGTAAATGGGAAAGCGTAAAAAAGGTTGTACTTTTTGATGAAGCAAAAAATATTTTGTGTCGGATTGCATGTGATTGGGCTGGAGTTCCTCTAGAGGAATCAGAGGTCGAAGTGAGGGCAAACGACTTTAGTGCAATGGTGGACGCATTTGGAGCAGTTGGACCACGACACTGGGCTGGGAGAAGAGCTAGGACTAGAACTGAAGAGTGGATTAAAGGTGTTATTGATGACGTTCGACAAGGAAAGTTAAAGGTTATGGAAGGTTCCGCACTTTATGAAATTACTTTTCATAAGAAGCTTGAAGGTGGCCAATTAAATTCACAAATTGCCGCAGTAGAACTTATTAATGTATTACGTCCGATTGTTGCAATTGCTACATTCATTACCTTTACAGCTTTAGCTTTATATGAACATCCAACGCATAAAGAAAAATTGCAATCAGGTGACAAAAAAGAACTTGAAATGTTTGTACAAGAAGTACGTCGTTTCTACCCGTTTGGTCCATTTATAGGAGCAAAGGTTCGTAAGGGCTTCATTTGGAATGACTTCCATTTTGAAAAAGGAATGCTGGTATTTCTTGATATGTATGGTACAAATCACGACCCTCGAAACTGGGAAAATCCAAATGATTTCAGACCTGATCGTTTTAAGGAAAGGAAGAGTAATTTATTTGATTTTATTCCTCAAGGTGCTGGTGACCCAGCCCAAGGACATCGTTGTCCTGGTGAAGGCATTACCGTCGAAGTCATGAAAGTAAGCCTAGATTTCCTCGTTAACAAGATTAAGTTTGATGTTCCAGATCAGGACATAAGCTATAGTTTAGTTAAAATGCCAACCTTACCTGAAAGTGGATTTGTAATGAGTAATATTAGACGTCAATGA
- a CDS encoding TerC family protein: MDISMLLEYGWVLFVLILLEGLLAADNALVLAIMVKHLPEAERKRALFYGLAGAFVFRFGSLFVISFLVDVWQVQAIGALYLLFIALNHILRKLYFNKLKDKNEAEKEKKKSGFWFTVFKVELADIAFAVDSILAAVALAITLPNTNLPKIGGMDGGKFLVIFAGGLIGLIIMRFAANYFVSLLHSRPGLEIAAFTIVGWVGVKLVVLTLGHPDVGVISYDFAHSLEWKLTFYFVLIGIAVAGWFLSNDRRETTEKDSI; the protein is encoded by the coding sequence ATGGATATATCAATGTTACTGGAATATGGATGGGTGTTATTTGTATTAATATTACTTGAAGGATTATTGGCAGCAGACAATGCACTTGTATTAGCTATTATGGTTAAGCATCTCCCTGAGGCAGAGCGAAAAAGAGCTTTGTTCTACGGACTTGCAGGTGCATTTGTGTTCCGCTTTGGTTCATTATTCGTTATCTCATTCTTAGTTGATGTGTGGCAGGTCCAGGCAATAGGAGCTCTTTATCTTTTATTCATCGCGCTTAATCATATTTTGAGGAAACTCTATTTCAATAAACTAAAGGACAAAAATGAAGCAGAAAAAGAAAAAAAGAAATCCGGTTTTTGGTTTACGGTTTTCAAAGTAGAATTGGCAGATATCGCTTTTGCGGTTGACTCAATTTTAGCTGCTGTTGCCCTAGCAATAACACTTCCGAATACAAATCTACCGAAGATTGGCGGTATGGATGGTGGTAAGTTCCTCGTGATATTTGCTGGGGGCTTGATCGGATTAATCATCATGCGTTTTGCTGCAAACTATTTTGTGAGCTTACTTCATTCAAGACCAGGTCTAGAAATTGCTGCATTTACGATTGTCGGATGGGTTGGTGTTAAGCTTGTCGTTCTAACATTAGGACATCCGGATGTAGGGGTTATCTCATATGACTTTGCACATTCGCTTGAGTGGAAACTAACCTTTTACTTCGTTCTAATTGGAATTGCTGTAGCAGGTTGGTTCCTATCTAACGATCGGAGAGAGACTACAGAAAAGGATTCAATATAG
- a CDS encoding helix-turn-helix domain-containing protein, producing the protein MIFGEKLKSERKNKGWSQEDLAEKLFVSRQSVSKWETSQNYPSIEVVIKVSDLFGVTIDELLRSDEELKDKVIKDSKQLAHPNLKILFDSLFLIGFALMIIKISILLLNKFTSLDLTLYSGTFFWNFGPLILMIGAGIGSSIVKEKYKED; encoded by the coding sequence ATGATTTTTGGTGAAAAATTAAAAAGTGAGAGAAAAAATAAAGGGTGGTCTCAAGAAGATTTAGCAGAAAAATTATTTGTCAGTCGCCAATCAGTTTCAAAATGGGAAACTAGTCAAAACTATCCCAGCATTGAAGTAGTGATCAAAGTGAGTGACCTTTTTGGCGTAACGATTGATGAATTATTGAGAAGTGATGAGGAGTTAAAAGACAAGGTCATTAAAGATAGTAAGCAATTAGCACACCCGAATCTCAAAATATTATTTGATTCATTATTTTTAATAGGTTTTGCACTAATGATCATAAAAATAAGTATTCTTTTACTAAATAAATTTACTTCTTTAGATTTAACTTTGTATAGTGGAACGTTTTTTTGGAATTTTGGACCATTAATCCTAATGATCGGTGCAGGAATTGGTTCCAGTATTGTTAAGGAAAAATATAAAGAAGATTAA
- a CDS encoding LTA synthase family protein codes for MLKQMDFMILLFILLLKLYIFAKVSGTIFVTLMPIDYLREFFGWLFGAETELRIFEGVLMVSVGTILLSTFWILFLHGRKRFVAIFIINALLSFIILADVIYFRYFEDIISITVLMQMKQLGDVGESVFALFSWTDLIFFIDLLLTIPLLIYYFRKTRNHQPAKPLLIPKLLTGLLVLIIGYQLTFIPFNKSMENGGAWQFNKLISNMRVYNFTGLLGFHGANLQRYTEDNFINKKEYTEDEVESVASWFEERNEAPAASPYSGMAKDKNVIVLQVEALQDFVINREINGQEITPYLNSLIAEEGIYFPEFYEQTGVGRTSDAEFLLNTSLYPTAKGSAYMLYAENEYDSFPQILKDKGYSTNVFHPYKPSFWNRYIMYKQLGIDQFFSESDFEEDEVIGWAINDDAMLQQSLDKMVDMEEPFYSHIITLTSHHPFEMPDDHKVLNMDGYAEYSKRHFRNYLHSIHFVDQAIGNFVDRLKAEGLWDDTMLVIFGDHSTGLTADDPAFSEFADAGEQQTYFEANKKVPLIFHIPGVDEAQQFDQTGSQLDLAPTLLDLIDAPSSGRKWIGSNLWDGEERKVTFRDGSFITGDLTFITSSDGIYENGSCYERESGETLPTEQCRAPFDQGVQELKMSDDVLEGNLINKFEK; via the coding sequence CTTGCTATTGAAATTATATATATTTGCAAAGGTGAGCGGTACGATTTTCGTCACCTTGATGCCTATTGACTACCTAAGGGAGTTTTTCGGTTGGCTGTTCGGAGCAGAAACGGAATTGCGGATTTTTGAAGGGGTACTCATGGTCAGTGTCGGAACGATTCTGTTGTCGACATTTTGGATCCTGTTCCTCCATGGCCGAAAGCGTTTCGTCGCCATTTTCATCATCAATGCGCTGCTGTCCTTCATCATATTGGCGGATGTGATTTATTTCCGCTATTTTGAGGACATCATCTCGATTACCGTATTGATGCAGATGAAGCAGCTCGGGGATGTCGGGGAGAGTGTCTTCGCCTTGTTTAGCTGGACCGACCTGATTTTCTTCATCGACCTTCTGCTGACGATTCCGCTGCTCATCTATTATTTTAGGAAAACGAGAAATCATCAGCCAGCAAAGCCTTTGCTAATCCCCAAATTATTGACAGGCCTGCTTGTTTTAATAATCGGTTACCAGCTCACTTTCATTCCTTTCAATAAATCGATGGAAAACGGTGGAGCTTGGCAGTTCAACAAACTCATTTCGAATATGCGAGTCTATAATTTCACGGGGCTTCTCGGCTTCCATGGGGCGAACCTCCAACGTTATACCGAAGATAATTTCATCAATAAAAAAGAATATACCGAAGATGAAGTGGAATCTGTCGCAAGCTGGTTCGAGGAGAGAAACGAGGCACCTGCAGCTAGCCCTTATTCAGGGATGGCGAAAGATAAGAACGTCATCGTCCTTCAGGTGGAGGCGCTTCAGGACTTCGTCATCAACCGGGAGATTAACGGCCAGGAAATCACCCCTTACCTCAATAGCCTTATTGCAGAAGAAGGCATTTATTTCCCGGAATTTTACGAACAGACCGGTGTCGGCCGGACATCGGACGCAGAATTCCTGTTGAATACATCGCTGTATCCGACAGCGAAAGGCTCGGCGTATATGCTTTATGCAGAAAATGAATACGATTCGTTTCCGCAGATTTTGAAAGATAAAGGCTATAGCACGAATGTCTTTCATCCGTATAAACCGAGTTTCTGGAACCGGTATATCATGTACAAGCAACTCGGAATTGACCAATTCTTCAGCGAAAGTGATTTCGAAGAAGACGAAGTGATCGGCTGGGCCATTAATGATGACGCCATGCTACAGCAATCGCTCGACAAGATGGTGGACATGGAAGAGCCGTTCTATTCGCATATCATCACGCTGACGAGCCACCATCCATTTGAAATGCCGGATGACCATAAAGTATTGAACATGGACGGCTATGCCGAATACAGTAAGCGCCATTTCCGCAATTACCTGCACTCGATCCATTTCGTCGACCAAGCCATCGGCAATTTTGTCGATCGCTTGAAAGCGGAGGGGCTATGGGATGATACCATGCTGGTCATATTCGGAGACCACAGTACCGGCTTGACCGCAGACGACCCAGCTTTCAGTGAGTTTGCAGACGCCGGTGAACAGCAAACCTATTTCGAAGCCAATAAAAAAGTTCCGCTCATCTTCCACATTCCCGGAGTCGATGAAGCGCAGCAATTTGACCAGACTGGCAGTCAATTGGATCTCGCACCGACCCTTCTCGACCTGATCGATGCTCCATCGTCCGGAAGAAAATGGATTGGTAGCAATCTTTGGGACGGGGAAGAACGGAAGGTGACGTTCCGCGACGGCTCCTTCATCACCGGTGATTTAACGTTCATCACCTCTTCTGATGGCATCTACGAGAATGGCAGCTGCTATGAGCGGGAAAGCGGGGAGACATTGCCCACAGAACAATGCCGCGCGCCATTCGACCAAGGGGTACAAGAGCTCAAAATGTCCGATGATGTGTTGGAAGGCAATTTAATTAATAAATTTGAGAAGTAA